From a single Streptomyces sp. NBC_01264 genomic region:
- a CDS encoding N-acyl-D-amino-acid deacylase family protein, translating into MLDHLIKGATVVDGTGAPARVADVGIRDGRIAVIAEPGTVTEPATTSEDAQGLVLTPGFIDPHTHYDAQLFWDPYATPSMNHGVTTVAGGNCGFTLAPLNPARPEDADYTRRMMSKVEGMALKALEEGVDWTWSTFGEYLDALDGRIAVNAGFMVGHCALRRHVMGEDAVGGQPTEEQMQAMLDLFHDAMNAGAWGLSTTQSSTHSDGSGAPVASRHAKPEELLALSRAVSEHEGTQLEAIVAGCLDQFADEEIDLFVEMSAAAGRPLNWNVLTIDASVPERVPRQLIPSERARKAGGRIVALTMPILTPMNMSLGTFCALNLIPGWGEILGLPVPERIAKLRDADVRAEMLVRAASKEAGVFRRLANFGRYVIGDTYSEANEGLSGRVVNDIAAERGQDAFQCLVEICANDDLRTVLWPMPTDNDPASWALRAETWQHEDVMLGGSDAGAHLDRMCGAPYTTRFLGDCLRGRKLVPLEQAVRMLTDDPAQLFGLRERGRITEGFHADLVLFDPERIEAGPATLVHDLPGDSPRLDARAIGMVSVRVNGVETIRDDEVTGAIPGIVLRSGRDTRTVSTR; encoded by the coding sequence ATGCTCGACCACTTGATCAAGGGCGCCACCGTCGTGGACGGCACCGGCGCCCCCGCCCGCGTCGCCGACGTCGGGATACGCGACGGCCGGATCGCCGTCATCGCCGAGCCCGGCACCGTCACCGAACCCGCCACGACCAGCGAGGACGCGCAAGGCCTCGTACTCACCCCCGGCTTCATAGACCCCCACACGCACTACGACGCCCAGCTCTTCTGGGACCCGTACGCGACCCCCTCCATGAACCACGGAGTGACCACCGTCGCGGGCGGCAACTGCGGATTCACCCTGGCCCCCCTCAACCCGGCCCGCCCGGAAGACGCCGACTACACCCGCCGCATGATGAGCAAGGTCGAGGGCATGGCGCTCAAGGCCCTCGAAGAGGGCGTCGACTGGACCTGGTCCACCTTCGGCGAGTACCTCGACGCGCTCGACGGCCGCATCGCGGTCAACGCCGGCTTCATGGTCGGCCACTGCGCGCTGCGCCGGCACGTCATGGGCGAGGACGCCGTCGGCGGCCAGCCCACCGAAGAGCAGATGCAGGCGATGCTCGACCTGTTCCACGACGCCATGAACGCCGGCGCCTGGGGCCTGTCGACCACCCAGTCCTCCACCCACTCCGACGGCTCCGGCGCCCCCGTCGCCTCCCGGCACGCCAAGCCCGAGGAGCTCCTCGCGCTCTCCCGGGCGGTCTCCGAGCACGAGGGCACCCAGCTCGAAGCGATCGTCGCGGGCTGCCTCGACCAGTTCGCCGACGAGGAGATCGACCTCTTCGTCGAGATGAGCGCGGCCGCCGGACGGCCCCTGAACTGGAACGTGCTCACCATCGACGCCTCCGTCCCCGAGCGCGTGCCGCGCCAGCTGATCCCCAGCGAGCGCGCCCGCAAGGCCGGCGGCCGCATCGTCGCGCTGACGATGCCGATCCTGACGCCCATGAACATGTCGCTCGGCACCTTCTGCGCCCTCAACCTCATCCCCGGCTGGGGCGAGATCCTGGGCCTGCCCGTCCCCGAGCGCATCGCGAAGCTGCGCGACGCCGACGTGCGCGCCGAGATGCTGGTCCGCGCGGCCAGCAAGGAGGCCGGGGTCTTCCGGCGCCTGGCCAACTTCGGCCGCTACGTCATCGGCGACACCTACAGCGAGGCCAACGAGGGCCTGTCCGGCCGCGTCGTCAACGACATCGCCGCCGAGCGCGGCCAGGACGCCTTCCAGTGCCTGGTGGAGATCTGCGCCAACGACGACCTGCGTACGGTGCTCTGGCCCATGCCCACCGACAACGACCCGGCGAGCTGGGCGCTGCGCGCCGAGACCTGGCAGCACGAGGACGTCATGCTCGGCGGCTCCGACGCCGGCGCCCACCTGGACCGGATGTGCGGAGCCCCGTACACGACCCGGTTCCTCGGGGACTGCCTGCGCGGGCGCAAGCTGGTGCCGCTGGAGCAGGCGGTACGGATGCTCACCGACGACCCGGCCCAGCTGTTCGGGCTGCGCGAGCGCGGCCGGATCACCGAGGGCTTCCACGCGGACCTGGTGCTCTTCGACCCGGAGCGGATCGAGGCCGGCCCCGCGACGCTCGTGCACGACCTGCCCGGGGACAGCCCGCGGCTGGACGCGCGGGCCATCGGCATGGTGTCCGTACGCGTCAACGGCGTGGAGACCATCCGCGACGACGAGGTCACGGGGGCGATCCCGGGGATCGTGCTCCGTTCGGGCCGGGACACGAGGACGGTGAGCACCAGGTGA
- a CDS encoding LLM class flavin-dependent oxidoreductase, giving the protein MEFGLFVQGYVPEARSKVDPEAEHKALIEETEYVIQADKSGFKYAWASEHHFLEEYSHLSANEVFLGYLAHATERIHLGSGIFNPLAPVNHPVKVAEKVAMLDHLSKGRFEFGTGRGAGSHEILGFLPGIEDMNGTKEIWEETIAEFPKMFLQEEYEGFQGKHWSLPPRKIFPKPYGKAHPAMWYAAGSPSSYAMAAKKGLGVLGFSVQKVSDMAWVLEQYKTAIQEAKAIGAFVNDNVMVTSTAICAETHDKAVEIAVNANMNRFQSLVFRYHDTFPRPEMIPEWPEILPEYNAEIIELLIEEELLICGDPSEVRAQCKRWEEAGADQLSFGLPTGVSPEDTMTTIKLIGEHVIPHIDTDPVHRTTRFREGA; this is encoded by the coding sequence TTGGAATTCGGGCTCTTTGTGCAGGGATACGTGCCTGAGGCACGGTCCAAGGTCGACCCCGAGGCAGAGCACAAGGCGCTGATCGAGGAGACCGAGTACGTCATCCAGGCGGACAAGTCCGGGTTCAAGTACGCCTGGGCCTCCGAGCACCACTTCCTGGAGGAGTACTCGCACCTTTCGGCGAACGAGGTGTTCCTCGGGTACCTCGCTCACGCCACCGAGCGCATCCACCTCGGCTCCGGCATCTTCAACCCGCTCGCCCCGGTCAACCACCCGGTCAAGGTGGCCGAGAAGGTCGCCATGCTCGACCACCTCTCCAAGGGGCGCTTCGAGTTCGGCACCGGCCGCGGCGCCGGCAGCCACGAGATCCTCGGTTTCCTTCCCGGCATCGAGGACATGAACGGCACCAAGGAGATCTGGGAAGAGACCATCGCCGAGTTCCCCAAGATGTTCCTCCAGGAGGAGTACGAGGGGTTCCAGGGCAAGCACTGGTCCCTCCCGCCCCGGAAGATCTTCCCCAAGCCGTACGGCAAGGCCCACCCGGCCATGTGGTACGCCGCCGGCTCCCCCTCCTCGTACGCAATGGCCGCCAAGAAGGGCCTCGGAGTCCTCGGCTTCAGCGTCCAGAAGGTCTCCGACATGGCCTGGGTGCTGGAGCAGTACAAGACCGCGATCCAGGAGGCGAAGGCCATCGGCGCCTTCGTCAACGACAACGTCATGGTCACCTCGACCGCGATCTGCGCCGAGACCCACGACAAGGCCGTCGAGATCGCCGTCAACGCCAACATGAACCGCTTCCAGTCGCTGGTCTTCCGCTACCACGACACCTTCCCGCGCCCCGAGATGATCCCCGAGTGGCCCGAGATCCTCCCCGAGTACAACGCGGAGATCATCGAGCTGCTGATCGAGGAGGAGCTGCTCATCTGCGGCGACCCCTCCGAGGTGCGCGCCCAGTGCAAGCGCTGGGAGGAGGCCGGCGCCGACCAGCTCTCCTTCGGCCTGCCGACCGGCGTCTCGCCCGAGGACACGATGACCACCATCAAGCTCATCGGCGAGCACGTCATCCCGCACATCGACACCGACCCGGTGCACCGCACCACGCGCTTCCGCGAAGGCGCGTAG
- a CDS encoding SDR family NAD(P)-dependent oxidoreductase → MGKPGKLDGRVVIITGAARGQGEQEARLFAAEGAKVLLGDVLDEQGAAVAKEIGEDRARYVRMDVSREEDWAAAIAVAKEAFGEINGLVNNAGILRFNELTATPLEEFQQVVQVNQVGAFLGIKSVAPEIEAAGGGTIVNTSSYTGLTGMAYVGTYAATKAAILGLTRVAALELAAKNIRVNAMCPGAVDTAMATPGNTNPADLPQEARDAMADLYKRVVPMGRVGQPEEIAKLALFLTSEDSSYITGQPFVIDGGWMAGVSIA, encoded by the coding sequence ATGGGCAAGCCAGGCAAGCTGGACGGACGCGTCGTCATCATCACGGGCGCCGCGCGCGGCCAGGGCGAGCAGGAGGCCCGGCTCTTCGCCGCGGAGGGCGCCAAGGTGCTCCTGGGCGACGTGCTGGACGAGCAGGGCGCGGCGGTCGCCAAGGAGATCGGCGAGGACCGGGCCCGGTACGTACGGATGGACGTGAGCCGGGAGGAGGACTGGGCGGCCGCCATCGCGGTGGCCAAGGAGGCCTTCGGCGAGATCAACGGCCTGGTCAACAACGCGGGCATCCTGCGCTTCAACGAACTGACCGCGACCCCGCTGGAGGAGTTCCAGCAGGTGGTCCAGGTCAACCAGGTCGGTGCCTTCCTCGGCATCAAGTCGGTGGCCCCGGAGATCGAGGCGGCCGGCGGCGGCACGATCGTGAACACCTCCTCGTACACGGGCCTGACGGGCATGGCGTACGTGGGCACGTACGCGGCGACCAAGGCGGCGATCCTCGGCCTGACCCGGGTGGCCGCGCTGGAACTGGCCGCGAAGAACATCCGGGTCAACGCGATGTGCCCGGGGGCCGTGGACACCGCGATGGCCACGCCCGGGAACACGAATCCGGCGGACCTGCCGCAGGAGGCCCGGGACGCCATGGCGGACCTCTACAAGCGCGTGGTGCCGATGGGCCGGGTGGGTCAGCCGGAGGAGATAGCCAAGCTGGCGCTGTTCCTGACCAGCGAGGACTCCTCGTACATCACCGGCCAGCCGTTCGTGATCGACGGCGGCTGGATGGCGGGCGTCAGCATCGCCTAG
- a CDS encoding LLM class F420-dependent oxidoreductase, translating into MARVFPEGRLVYGMQLPIQSQSTIYAEPWEATAGAADLAAIARAADRAGFGYVATCDHVAIPRHMAGPMSTIWYDPIATLSFLAGITENVRLLSHVAILGLRHPLLSAKQYATVDHLSGGRLILGVGAGHVKEEFEVLGVDFARRGAVLDETLDALRAALGPEEYPEFEGELFSFKDLGQLPRPVQSRIPVWVGGSSPAAVRRAAVRGDGWLPQGDPLDKLPAQIARIKELRAEAGVTGPVEFGAITAPLYVGEPGWETGRRTLTGKAEALAESLRAYKAIGIDQIQVRFRNRDRAELIDQITAFGSEVGPLLND; encoded by the coding sequence ATGGCGCGCGTGTTTCCGGAAGGTCGGCTGGTCTACGGGATGCAGCTCCCGATCCAGTCGCAGAGCACCATCTACGCCGAGCCCTGGGAGGCCACGGCGGGCGCGGCGGACCTCGCCGCGATAGCGAGGGCGGCCGACCGGGCGGGCTTCGGCTACGTCGCCACCTGCGACCACGTGGCCATCCCGCGGCACATGGCCGGCCCCATGAGCACCATCTGGTACGACCCGATCGCCACCCTCTCCTTCCTGGCCGGGATCACCGAGAACGTACGGCTGCTCAGCCACGTCGCCATCCTTGGCCTGCGCCACCCGCTGCTCAGCGCCAAGCAGTACGCCACCGTCGACCACCTCTCCGGCGGCCGGCTGATCCTCGGCGTCGGCGCCGGGCACGTGAAGGAGGAGTTCGAGGTGCTCGGCGTGGACTTCGCGCGCCGCGGCGCCGTCCTCGACGAGACCCTCGACGCCCTGCGCGCCGCGCTGGGCCCCGAGGAGTACCCGGAGTTCGAGGGCGAGCTGTTCTCCTTCAAGGACCTCGGGCAGCTGCCCCGGCCCGTCCAGTCCCGGATCCCGGTCTGGGTGGGCGGCTCCTCGCCCGCCGCCGTCCGCCGGGCCGCCGTGCGCGGCGACGGCTGGCTCCCGCAGGGCGACCCCCTCGACAAGCTCCCGGCGCAGATCGCCCGGATCAAGGAGCTGCGCGCCGAGGCCGGGGTCACGGGACCCGTGGAGTTCGGCGCGATCACCGCCCCGCTGTACGTCGGCGAGCCCGGCTGGGAAACCGGCCGCCGGACCCTCACCGGCAAGGCGGAGGCGCTCGCCGAGTCGCTGCGCGCGTACAAGGCGATCGGCATCGACCAGATCCAGGTCCGCTTCCGCAACCGCGACCGGGCCGAACTCATCGACCAGATCACGGCTTTCGGGTCCGAAGTGGGCCCGCTCCTCAACGACTAG
- a CDS encoding sensor histidine kinase, producing the protein MLRSERARLTALYGSLLLLAGGGLIALINILLRNGLYSRISGAVTTTVPAYQGTPPPAVEGQKFPVPAEKLDPGATPSPELLAQWQATRNLSTAVEQATLHELLVVSLVALAVFAVLSIWLAWWMAGRVLRPVSVITETARRLSGANLHERIGLQAPPGELKRLADTFDGMLDRMEDLVGAQRRFAANAAHELRTPLAVQRAAAEIGLAGDPPPQKVARIRSKLIEVADSSQHLVESLLLLAVSEEGLEATEPVDLAGLAETELAAVEATAPQDLVLVRDLAPLTVTGDRTLLGHLVRNLLANAVRHNRAGGRLEVTVSPEGVLTVSNTGPVLEPQDVPRLLEPFRRRAERQHTAGEGAGLGLSIVASIARAHGAELTARANPAPGGGLTVRVWFPAGSPAARSAGETPGA; encoded by the coding sequence GTGCTCCGATCCGAGCGCGCCCGTCTCACCGCCCTCTACGGGTCCCTGCTGCTCCTCGCGGGCGGCGGACTGATCGCACTGATCAACATCCTGCTCCGCAACGGCCTCTACAGCCGCATCAGCGGAGCCGTCACGACCACCGTGCCGGCCTATCAGGGCACCCCGCCGCCCGCGGTGGAGGGCCAGAAGTTCCCCGTCCCCGCCGAGAAGCTCGACCCCGGCGCCACCCCCTCGCCGGAGCTGCTCGCCCAGTGGCAGGCCACCCGCAACCTCTCCACCGCCGTCGAGCAGGCCACCCTCCACGAGCTGCTGGTCGTCTCCCTCGTCGCCCTCGCCGTCTTCGCCGTCCTGTCCATCTGGCTGGCCTGGTGGATGGCCGGCCGCGTCCTGCGCCCCGTCAGCGTGATCACCGAGACGGCCCGGCGGCTGTCCGGCGCCAACCTCCACGAGCGGATCGGCCTCCAGGCCCCGCCCGGCGAACTCAAGCGGCTCGCGGACACCTTCGACGGGATGCTCGACCGGATGGAGGACCTGGTCGGGGCGCAGCGCAGGTTCGCCGCGAACGCCGCCCACGAGCTGCGCACCCCGCTCGCCGTCCAGCGGGCGGCCGCCGAGATCGGCCTGGCGGGGGACCCGCCGCCGCAGAAGGTGGCCCGGATCCGCTCGAAGCTCATCGAGGTCGCGGATTCCAGCCAGCACCTCGTGGAGTCGCTGCTCCTGCTCGCCGTCTCGGAGGAGGGGCTGGAGGCGACGGAGCCGGTGGACCTGGCCGGACTCGCGGAGACGGAGCTGGCGGCCGTCGAGGCGACGGCCCCTCAGGACCTGGTCCTCGTACGGGACCTCGCGCCGCTGACCGTCACGGGCGACCGGACCCTCCTCGGGCACCTCGTACGGAACCTGCTGGCCAATGCCGTACGTCACAACCGCGCGGGCGGCCGCCTGGAGGTGACGGTGTCCCCGGAGGGGGTGCTGACGGTCTCCAACACCGGTCCGGTGCTCGAGCCGCAGGACGTGCCGCGGCTGCTGGAGCCCTTCCGGCGGAGGGCGGAGCGGCAGCATACGGCGGGCGAGGGCGCCGGGTTGGGGCTCTCGATCGTCGCGTCGATCGCGCGGGCGCACGGCGCGGAACTGACGGCGCGGGCCAACCCGGCGCCGGGCGGCGGGTTGACGGTCCGGGTCTGGTTCCCGGCCGGGTCACCGGCCGCGCGATCCGCCGGGGAAACGCCGGGCGCTTGA
- a CDS encoding response regulator transcription factor produces the protein MRVLVVEDEEFLREMIAEGLRGDALAVDEASDGLEALNRLRLGAYDVLILDRDLPGLHGDEVCRQVVRDRLPTRVLMLTASGTVRDRVEGLGLGADDYLTKPFAYDELLARVLALGRRVQPALPPVLERAGVAVDVARRSATREGRRLTLSRKEFAVLEALLRAEGAVLGNDDLIEQVWEEDTSYSTNAVRVTLSKLRAKLGAPPLIETVPGAGYRIGDDHRIGDDHPSGDDGRIGDPR, from the coding sequence ATGCGAGTTCTGGTGGTGGAGGACGAGGAGTTCCTGCGGGAGATGATCGCCGAGGGGCTGCGCGGCGACGCGCTGGCCGTGGACGAGGCGAGTGACGGCCTGGAGGCCCTGAACCGCCTGCGCCTGGGCGCGTACGACGTCCTGATCCTCGACCGGGACCTGCCGGGCCTGCACGGCGACGAGGTCTGCCGCCAGGTGGTGCGCGACCGGCTGCCGACCCGCGTCCTGATGCTGACGGCCTCAGGAACCGTACGGGACCGGGTGGAGGGCCTGGGCCTCGGCGCCGACGACTACCTCACCAAGCCCTTCGCCTACGACGAGCTCCTCGCCCGCGTCCTGGCCCTGGGGCGGCGCGTCCAGCCGGCCCTGCCGCCGGTGCTGGAACGGGCCGGCGTGGCAGTGGACGTCGCGCGCCGCTCCGCCACCCGGGAGGGGCGCAGGCTGACGCTGTCCCGCAAGGAGTTCGCCGTGCTGGAGGCGCTGCTGCGCGCCGAGGGCGCCGTCCTCGGCAACGACGACCTGATCGAGCAGGTGTGGGAGGAGGACACCTCGTACAGCACCAATGCCGTACGGGTGACCCTGAGCAAGCTGCGCGCCAAGCTGGGGGCGCCGCCGCTGATCGAGACGGTGCCGGGCGCCGGATACCGGATCGGTGACGACCACCGGATCGGTGACGACCACCCGAGCGGTGACGACGGCCGGATCGGTGATCCACGGTGA